CCGAGCCCGGGCTTCAACCTCCGCGAGGTCGAGGTGATCTGCTTCCCCGGCTCACGCGGCAACCTGCTCTACCGCGTCGAGTCCGGCGACACCCTCAGCAAGATCGTGCGCAAGGTGAAGGACTTCACCAAGGTCACGGTGAAGCAGGTCGTGGCCGCCAACCCGCGCATCGAGGACCCCGACGTGATCGTGGTCGGCTGGCGGCTGCGGATCCCGATCCAGGACTGACCGCGTGGCGTCCTAGAGGATCGTCTGCGCGCCGAGCAGCGCCGTGGTCGCGGTCGTCGCGAGGAAGCCACCCACCAGGAACGCCCCGGCGAGCACGCCGGCCGCGGCCTTGCGGCGCGGCGAGCTGCCCTCGGGGAGGAGCGCCTGGCGCGCCCGGCGTACGCCGTCGGAGACGGTGCGGACGACGCGACGCGCCCACTCCCACTCGGCGGCCAGCAGCCCGAGGCCGGCGGCCATCACGACCAGTCCGGGACCCGGCAGCACCAGCATCGCGATCCCGACCACGAACACCCCGACGCCGGCGACGCTCAGCACCAGCTTGGTCACCAGCGCCCGGACCGGGCCACGGCGGGCCCACTCCCCGAGGGTCTCGAGGTGGGCGCGCAGCGAGGCGACGAGCGAGGCGTGGCGGGGCACGGTCATGCGGGGATCTCCTGGTGGTCCGGTGCGGAGCGCAGGCACGGTCCGCAGCACGTCAGAGGCCCCAGGACGTCCCGACGCCGGGCCACGAGTGGCGGGTCGGGAACCTCGGTGCTGATTCTATCGGCCATCTGCCCCCGGACCCATTCCTCGTCGCCCGGTCAGGAGCGCCGACGGAGCGGCCCGTCGTCCACGACGACGCTGGTCTCGATCTCCACGACGTCCCGGCTGAACCCGTCGTCTCCCTCTGCGCGGACGTCCACGGCGACCGTCCCCGGGCGGAAGGCCCACCCGGTCTCCGAGTCGACGCGGACGGTCCACTCCGTCGGCGTCGTGGTGCACTCGCGCACCATCAGCTCCGTAGACCCGCGGGCGACCTGCGCGTCGATCCGCTGGCTCGCGACGAGCGCGCTCCACACGACCGACGGGGTGGCGCAGGTGGCAGTCCCGTGGAGCCGGATCCTGCCCGACACCGACCCCGCCTCGGCCCGGTCGACGGTCAGCTCGACCGCGGCGGCGCTCCCGCCCTCGTAGAGCCGGAGCACGAGGTCGCCGCCGGGCGCCCGACTGCTGCCGCAGCACGAGCTGACGGCGATCCAGTAGTGCTGGCCGGCCGTCAGCATCGGCCGCACCGCCGACGCCAGGCCGGCCGCGTCGTCGTTGCAGGCCAGGAGCGTCCGTGGCTTCGCACCGCCGCTGTGGACCGCCAGCACGGTGTCGAAGGAGCTGCCGATCGTCACCATCCTGACGGTGGCCGTCGCGGTGGGCCTGTAGCGATACCAGATGCTCCGTCCGAACACGCACGGGCGACGCTTGAGGTCCGTGGTCGCTTGGCGGGTGCCGGCCTCGATCGTGGCGGGGACGGTCGCGATCTCGATCGCTCCCGCCGGAGTGTCGTTCGGCGGGGCGACGGCGTGGGCCGGCACCGCCAGCCCCCACACGGCGACACCGAGCGCCGCACCGGTCGAGGCCAGCATCCGCAGTCGGGACGACGTCACGCTCATCGGGACCTCCCGGGTCGGGGTGTGACCTCAGGATCCCGCCCGGAGCGCAGCCTCCGGTATCCGCACATCTACCGAGGTTCGAGGCACTGACGGGTCCCGGCCTTCCGTACGCTCACCGCTTCTCGGCCTCACGCCACCTGAACGAGCCCGCCTGCGCCGCGTGAGCGCCCGCCGGCCCTCGCAGCGCTCGGGGCAGCTGCATCGTGGACACATGGTCACAGCGGCCCGAGCTGCCGCTTGGCGCACCTGCACAGCCGGGTTCCCGAGACCGGTGGGGCGCGGCCGTGCCCTCGGACCGATTCCTCGACGACGGGCGGAGGCCACCGCGAATCACCCGAGACGGACCATCCCGCTCGGCACCGGGCGCGCGAGCCTGAGGACCACGTCGGCCGGTGAGCCGGCCACGTCCCCGAAAGAGATCGGAGCGCTCCATGGCCAAGGCTTCTCGTACCCCCCGCCTCGTCGGCAGCATCGTCGCGGTCTTCGGCATCATCCTGGTGGTCGCCGGCGGCGTCACCTGGTTCGTCGTCACGGACCAGCTCGCAGCGGAGAACATCACGGTCTCCGACGACGCGGACTTCCTGGCCGGCGACGAGGTCGACGGGCCCTTCTCCGCCTACGCCCAGGCCCAGGTGATCAACACGCACGCGCTCGAGGCCACGGGAGGGAAGACGTACGCGGAGCTCGAGCAGGACGACCCGACGCGCGAGACCGCCATGCAGGCGTCGTTCCTGCGTGCCTCGCTGTTCACGTCCGTGGTCGCCTACGGCGTCGCTCTGATGGCGATCGGCATGGGTGCCGTGTTCTTCCTGATCGGTCTCGCCCTGAGGACCCCGGTCGCTGCTGCGCCGTCCACGGGGGCCGAGCGAAGGTGACCATCCGCACCACGTGCGCCGGCTGCCGCGGCGGACGCGGGGTGTCCGCCTGACCCTGGCAACGGACCACGGGCCCGAGGTGTCGCGCGCCCGGCTGCGGGAGCCCCTCGGGCGCACGAGGCCTGCTCGTGCAGCCCGTGGCCACCCTGGGACCTCACCACGGCACAGGCGATGCGGGACGAGGGGCCCGTCACCTCGTGGCCTTCGGCACTGTCGGATCGACCCGCAGGTGCGCTCCTCTGAGGGTGGAGACGTCTGGCCTCCAGAACCCAGACACGGAAGGGATGTGGTCCCCGTGAGCACCGCGATCGCGGTCTCGGGACTGGTGAAGGACTTCGGGTCCGGTACGAGGGCCCTGGACCACCTCGACCTGCAGCTCGAGACGGGCGAGGTGCACGGCTTCCTCGGGCCGAACGGTGCCGGGAAGACAACCACCATCCGCGTGCTTCTCGGTCTGCTGCGTGCCGACGACGGTCACGTCGTGCTGCTCGGCGGTGACCCGTGGCGCGACGCAGTGGCCTTGCACCGTCGCCTGGCCTACGTGCCCGGCGAGGTGAACCTGTGGCCCAATCTGACCGGTGGCGAGGTGATCGACCTGTTGGGCGACCTGCGGGGAGGCCTCGACGCGTTCCGTCGGGACGAGCTGCTCGAGCGCTTCCAGCTCGAGCCGACCAAGAAGATCCGCGCCTACTCCAAGGGCAACCGGCAGAAGGTAGCCCTGGTGGCGGCGTTCTCCTCCGATGTGGAGCTCTACCTGCTGGACGAGCCCACGTCGGGGTTGGACCCGCTGATGGAGGCGGTCTTCCAAGAGGTCGTGCAGGAGTTGCGAGCGGCCGGAAGGACCATCCTGCTCTCCAGCCACATCCTCTCCGAGGTGGAGGCCCTGTGCGACCGTGTCACCATCATCCGCGCCGGCCGGGCTGCCGAGACGGGAACGTTCGACCAGTTGCGTCACCTCACCCGCACGTCGGTGGTGGTCGAGACTGCGAAGCCGCTGGAGCCGGTGACGCGGTGGGCCGGAGTGCACGACGCCCGGGTGCAGGACGGCCGCGCAGAGTTCAGCGTCGAGCCCGGCGAGCTCAACCACGTGCTCGAGCACCTCGTCGAGCTCGAGGTGCGGTCCCTGGTGACCTCGCCGCCCACGCTGGAGGAGCTGTTCCTGCGCCACTACGACGCGTGCGAACCCGGCCGGGGTGCGGGTAGCCCTCCCGAGGTGGTGAGGGCACGATGAGCGGCTACGCCGGCACGCTGCGCCTGTTCCGTCTCGCCCTGCGGCGCGACCGGATCACCCTGCCCGCATGGATCCTCGGCATGGCTGCCTTCCTGGCCGCGACGACCGCCATGTTCGAGGACAGCTACACACAGCATCCGGAGCTCCTGGTGCCCGACACCCAGGTCGTGGTGGAGAACCCGGGAATGCGGGTGCTGGGCCTCGTCACGGGTCCTACCGTCGGTGGCTACACCCTGCACCGGGATGCGCTCACGCTGGCGGTGCTGGCCGCCCTCATGAGCGTCTTCGCCGTCGTCCGCCACACCCGGCAGGCAGAGGAGCTCGGGCGTGCGGAGACCCTGGGCGCCGGCGTCGTCGGTCGCTACGCCCCGCTCGGCGCGGCTGTCTGCGTGGCGCTCGCCGCGAACGTCGTACTGGCCGGCGCGCTCGGCCTGGGCATGATCGTCGCCGGACAGCCTGCGACCGGGTCGATGGCGGCGGGAGCGTCGATCGCCCTGGTGGGCGTGGCGTTCACCGGCGTCGCCGGGGTGACCTCGCAGCTGGCCTCGACCACGCGCGGGGCGACCGGACTCGCGGGCGCCGTCCTGGGGATCTCGTTCCTGCTCGCGGCCCTCGGCAACATGCTGGGCACGGTCGACTCCGCCGCGCTGCGGGTGACCAGCGCCTGGCCGGCCTGGCTCTCGCCGATCGGCTGGGGTCAACAGATGCGCCCGTTCGCGGACAACCAGTGGTGGCCCGCGGGCCTCGCCCTGGTGACCGTCGGTGTGTCCTGCTGGGCGGCAGTCGTCCTCGTCGGCAGGCGCGACGTCGGCCGTGGCATCTGGCCAGAGCGCAGGGGGCCGGCCCGTGCGCGGCCGAGCCTGCTCACCCCTGCCGGTCTCGTCTGGCGGCTGCAGCGAGCCGCGCTCCTCGGCTGGGCGGTCGGGCTCGTCGGGTTCGGCCTGGTGTTCGGCGCGCTGAGCGAACAGATCGGCGGGTTGGAAGGCGCTGCGACGGAGTGGTACGCCACCTTCGGTGGTGAGGCGGACCTGCTCGGCGCCTACTGGGCGTCGATGATGCAGTTGGCCGGCATGGCGGTGGCCGTCTACGTCGTCACGCTCCTGCTCCGCCTTCACCACGACGAGGCGCAGGGAACGCTGGAACCCGTGCTCGGAACCGCAGTCTCCCGCATTCGCTGGCTCGCCGCGTACGCCGTCAATGCCGTGGTCGGCGCCACGTTGCTGATCCTGCTCTTCGCGGTGGCCATGGCCATCGTCGGCGGACTGGTCCTGGGGGACAGCGCCTCGCTGCTCGGCGAGCTCGTCGGCGCCGCGCTGGTCCAGCTGCCCGCTGTCGGGGCCCTCGGCGCGGCCGCCCTCGCGCTCGTGATGCTGGTGCCGCGGTGGTCGGTCGGGCTGTCCTGGACGCTCGTGGTGTCCGCCGTCCTCGTGGGACCGATGTTCGGTCCATCGCTGGGCCTGCCGACCTGGCTGCTCGATCTGTCGCCCTTCACCCACGTACCCAATGCTCCTGCCGCCTCCATCAGCCCGCAGCCCGTGCTCGGCCTGCTCACGGCCTGCGCGCTGCTCGCCGGTGCTGCCGCGATGGCCATGCAGCGGAGGAACCTCGCCCTGCCTGCCTGACGCGCGGGAACGCCGCCGTGGGGGACGACGGGCCGTCCGGCGGGCCGTGGGCGCACCCGCGGGACGCCGTCGACGAACCACGCGGGCCAGCGCGGGACGGGCCTGGACGGTGGCACCGCTGGCGGACTGTCCGCGGCTGGATCGGAAAGGGCCCCTGGTCTGCGTCTCCGCAGACCAGGGGCCCTTCCTGATACCTGAACCGGTGGAGGCGTGATGCCTGGACCGGCCGTTGTTGTGCGCGAGGGGGGAGTTGAACCCCCACGTCCTTTCGGACACACGGACCTGAACCGTGCGCGTCTGCCTATTCCGCCACTCGCGCGAGAAGCGGGCACAGGCTATCCCAGTGCGGAGACTCACCCCAAACCGGCGGCGGCACGGTCCGGCGGAGTCGGCTCAGGCGGTCGACCCCGATAGGCTCCCGTGAGCACCCAGACAGGAAGGAGGCGGACGCATGGGCGGGTTGCAGAACTTCGAGCGGAAGCTCGAGCAGGTCATCTCCGGAGCGTTCGCCAAGGCGTTCCGGAGTGCCGTGCAGCCCGTCGAGATCGCGGCCGCACTGCAGCGCGAGTGCGACAACAACGCCCAGATCCTGTCCCGCGACCGGCGGATGGTGCCCAACGACTTCCACGTCGAGCTGTCGCACACCGACCTCGACCGGCTGGCCCCCTACGACAACGCCATGGCGCAGGACTTCAAGGAGCAGCTCGAGGACCACGCCGAGCAGCAGGGCTACAAGTTCCCCGGCCCGGTGCGCATCGAGTTCGAGGCCGCCGAGGACCTCACGACCGGTCGCTTCCGGATCCGCAGCCAGGCCCAGGCCGGGGTGCGCAGCAACAGCACCCACACGCAAGTACGCCGCGCCCGCGCGCTGCTCGACGTCAACGGCACGCAGCACCCGCTGCACCCGCCCGCCACCGTGGTCGGGCGCGGGACCGAGGCCGACGTCCGCATCAACGACCCCGGTGTGAGCCGACGCCACGTCGAGTTCATGCTCGTGGGCGGCGAGTCCGACCTGCAGGTGCGGGTCCGCGACCTCGGCTCGACCAACGGCATGCTCGTCGACGGCCACCGCGTCACCAGCACCAGCCTGCGTGACGGCGCCGAGGTCAAGATTGGCAACACCACCCTCACCGTCCGGATCGTCTCGGAGGACGCCGATGTCTGAGCTGACGCTCTTCCTGATCCGGCTGGCCTACCTCGCCATCCTCTGGATCTTCGTCCTGTCGGCGATCTCGGTCATCCGCTCCGACATGTTCGGCGCGCGCGTCCCCGAGGGCGCCCGCGGCAGTGAGGGCGGCGGCCGGCGTACCAAGAAGCCCAAGCCCGCCAAGGCGCCGGCGAAGCGCCGCGGCAGCCCGACCCACGTCCTGGTGGTCGAGGGCGGCAACGCCGGCGAGCGTGCCGAGCTCGACCAGGCCCCGATCCTCATCGGCCGCGGCACCGACGCGGCGATCCGCCTCGACGACGACTACGTCTCGACCCGCCACGCCCGGATCGCCTCCTCGGGCGACCAGTGGTTCGTCGAGGACCTCGGCTCCACCAACGGCACGTACGTCGGCACCGCCCGCATCACCCAGCCCACCACCCTCACCCTCGGGACCCAGGTCCGCATCGGCAAGACCATCCTCGAGCTGAGGAAGTAGCCCGTGCGCCTCGACTACGCGGCCATCTCCGACGTCGGCCGGGTCCGCAAGGACAACCAGGACTCCGGCTACGCCGGACCCCACCTCCTCGCCGTCTGCGACGGGGTCGGTGGCGCAGCCCGCGGTGACATCGCCTCCAGCACCGCCATCGGCCAGCTGCGCCGGCTCGACGACGAGAGCCCCGAGGACCTCCTGGGCCAGGTGGCCGGAGCCCTCCACCGCGCCCACGACCGGATCGGCGAGCTGGTCGACGAGGACCCCGGGCTCACCGGCACCAGCACCACGGCGACGGTCGCCCTCTTCGACGGCACCACGCTCGGCATGGGCCACGTCGGCGACAGCCGCGCCTACCTCCTCCGCGGCGGCACGCTGCAGCAGCTGACCAAGGACCACACCTTCGTCCAGACCCTCATCGACGACGGCCAGATCACCGAGGAGGAGTCGCGGGTCCACCCCCACCGCAACCTCATCCTCAAGGCCATCGACGGCATCCACGACCTCGAGCCCGACCTGTTCCAGGTCGAGCTGGAGGCCGGCGACCGGCTGCTGCTGTGCAGCGACGGTGCCTGCGGCGTCCTCGACGCCGGCCGGCTGACCGACATCCTGCGGACCGGCAACGCCGACTACGCCGCCGTGGAGCTGGTGCGCGCCAGCCTCGAGGCCGGCAGCTCCGACAACGTCACCTGCCTGGTCGCGGACGTGATCGACGACCAGGCCGAGGGCGACACCGAGCCGATGCTGGTCGGCGCCGCCGCCGAGCTCCCCCGACGCGGGCGCGCGATGGCCGGCATGGGCAGCCTGTTCCGCGGCCACCGTGCCGGCGACACCGGCGAGCTCGAGCCGGTGCCGGGCAGCGACGCCCCCGGCGACGCGCCGTTCGGGATCCCCTCCGACCCGGTCGACCCCGAGGAGGCGCGCTACGCGCCCCGGCCGCCGCGTCGCTTCGCCTGGCTGCGCCGCCTGCTCGTGCTGGCCGTCCTGGTCGGGCTGCTGTGGGTGGCGGCCGCCGGCGTGTGGTCGTGGACCCAGCGCCAGTACTACGTCGGCGAGTACGACGGCGTCGTCACCATCTACCGCGGCGTCAACGCCGACCTGCCGGGCGTCGACATGTCGCGGCCCTACGAGACCAGCGACATCCGGCTCGACGACCTCAGCGAGTACGACCAGGGCCAGGTCCGCGAGGGCATCGGCTTCGGCGACCTGGCCGCCGCCCGGCGTACGGTCGACAACCTCTCCGCCGAGCAGGTGACCGACGAGGCGACCACCGCGCCCCGAACCCGAGACCGGCAGGGGTCCTGACATGACCCAGACCGGAAGCATCATGGGCTTCGTCCACCGCCGCCGGCGGGGGGCCGAGCTGTTCCTGCTCGTCCTGGCGCTGGCCGTCGGCATCGGCGCGTACGCCGCCGTCGGGCTCGGTGTCGAGGGCACCGTCCCGGCGGGGATCATCGGCTACGGCAGCTGGCTGGCCGGCCTGGTGATCGTGGCCCACGTCGTCGTGCGCTTCACCGCCCCCTACGCCGACCCGGTGCTGCTGCCGGCCGTCGCGGCCCTCAACGGCCTCGGCCTGGCCGTGATCTACCGGCTCGACCTGGTCCGCGACGCCACGTTCTCCAGCCAGCAGTTGACCTGGATGACGCTGGGGGTGGTGCTGTTCGTCGTCACGCTGATCGTGGTCCGCGACCACCGGGTGCTGCAACGCTTCACCTACACGCTCGGCCTGGCCGCGATCCTGCTGCTCCTCCTGCCGCTGGTGCCCGGGCTCGGCGCCACGATCAACGGAGCCCGGATCTGGATCCGCCTGGCCGGCTTCAGCTTCCAGCCCGGCGAGGTCGCCAAGGTGCTGCTCGTCATCGCCTTCGCCGGCTACCTCGTCCTCCACCGCGACGCGCTCGCGCTCGCCGGCCGCCGGGTCCTCTTCGTGGACCTCCCCCGGGGCCGCGACCTCGGCCCGATCCTCGCGATGTGGCTGGTCAGCCTCGGCATCCTGGTCTTCCAGCGCGACCTCGGCTCCAGTCTGCTGTTCTTCGGCCTCTTCCTGGTGATGCTCTACGTCGCCACCGAGCGGCCGGGCTGGCTGGTCGTGGGCGGCACCATGTTCTTCGGCGGCGCGTTCATCGCCTACCAGCTCTTCGGCCACGTCCGCGACCGCGTGGACATCTGGCTCAACCCGTTCGCCCACTACGGCGAAGGCACCGACGACCGTGCGTTCCAGCCGGTCGAGGCGATGTTCGGGCTGGCGTGGGGCGGACTGCTGGGCCGCGGCTTCGGCAACGGCTCCCCCGACCGGGTCCCCTACGCCGAGTCCGACTTCATCGTCGCCTCGATCGGCGAGGAGCTCGGCCTCACCGGCGTCATCGCCGTCGTCCTCGTCTACGGCCTGCTCGTCGAGCGTGCGCTCCGGGCCGCGCTGGTCTGCCGCGACGGCTTCGGCAAGCTGATGGCGGTCGGTCTCGCCGGCGTCCTCGCGCTGCAGGTCTTCGTCGTCATCGGCGGCGTCACCCGACTGATCCCCCTCACCGGCCTGACCACCCCGTTCCTCTCCTACGGCGGGTCGAGCCTGATCGCCAACTGGGTGATCGTGGCGCTGCTGCTCCGGATCTCCGACCAGGCCAGGCGCCCGGTCCCGACCCTGTCCGGCGAGGACGACTCCGACTCGGAGTCCACGCAGGTCGTGAAGGCGGTGCCGCGATGAACAAGCCCATCCGCACCATCGCGATCTTCTGCCTCCTGCTGTTCCTGGGGTTGATGCTCAACGCCACCTACCTGCAGTACTACCGCGCCGGAGACCTCAACGAGGACCCCCGCAACCGTCGGGTGCTCGCCGAGGCGTTCTCCAGCGAGCGCGGCGCGATCCTGGTCGGCCGGACCCCCGTCGCCGAGAGCGTGCCGTCCGACGACCAGTACGACTTCCAGCGGAAGTACCCCCAGCCCTTCAAGTACGCCCACCTGACCGGCTGGTTCTCCTACTTCAGCCAGACCCAGCTCGAGCTGACCCAGAACTCCGTGCTGTCCGGGGACGACTCGCGGCTCTTCGTGACCCGGCTCGTCGACCTCTTCAGCAACTCCAGCGCCAAGGGCGGCAGCGTGCAGCTGACGATCGACCCGGCGGCGCAGAGCGCGGCCTACGACGGTCTCCGCGCCCTGGGCGAGGGCGTCGAGGGCTCGGTGGTGGCCATCGAGCCGAGCAGCGGCCGGATCCTGGCGATGGTGTCGCTGCCGACGTACGACCCCAACGAGCTCGCCAGCCACGACTTCGGGGCGGTGGCCGAGCGGGCCGAGCAGCTCGAGGCACGCGACGACGAGCCGCTGCTCAACCGTGCGATCCAGACCCGGCTGCCACCCGGCTCGACCTACAAGATCGTGACCGCCGCGGCGGCGATCGAGTCCGGCAACTACGACGCGAGCTCGCAGGTGCCCGGCGGCGCGACCTACCAGCTCCCGGAGACCAGCGGCGAGAGCGGCCTGATCGACAACGAGGGCCGCGACTGCGGGTCCACCCGGATCCCCTTCACGCAGGCGATGGGCAACTCCTGCAACACCACCTTCGCCCGGCTGGCGATCGAGGTCGGCGCCGACGCGATGCTCGAGCAGGCCGAGAAGTTCGGCTTCAACAGCGACTACCTCGAGGACCTCCCCAACCAGGCCGAGTCCAACTTCCCGGTGGACATGAACCCGCCGGAGACCGGCCAGTCCGGCATCGGCCAGTTCGAGGTCGCCGCGACCCCGCTGCAGATGGCGATGGTCTCGGCCGGGATCGCCAACGGCGGGACCGTCATGAAGCCCTACATGGTCGAGGCGGTCCTCACGCCCGAGCTCGACGTGCTCCCCCGCACCGAGCCCGAAGAGCTCTCCGAGGCGGTGTCGGCCCAGACCGCGAGCGACCTCACCGAGCTGATGACCTACACCGTCTCCAGCGGCACGGCGAGCCCGGCCGCGATCCCGAACGTGGAGGTCGCCGGCAAGACCGGCACCGCCCAGAGCGGCCAGGACGACGTGCCGCCGTACGCATGGTTCACCTCCTTCGCCCCGGCCGACGACCCCGACGTCGCCGTGGCCGTGATGATCCAGAGCGCGCCCGGCACCGAGCGCGGCGAGATCGCGGGCGGTGCCCTGGGCGGGCCGATCGCGAAGGCCGTGATGGAGGCGGTGATCGACCGGTGAGCGAGCAGGGCACCGAGCGCTTCGCCGACGACGCACGCCGCTACCGCCTCGACTCCCGGATCGCCACCGGCGGGATGGGCGAGGTGTGGCGCGCCAGCGACACCCGGCTCGGCCGCACCGTGGCGGTCAAGCTGCTCAAGACCGAGTACGCCGACGACGCGACGTTCCGCTCCCGCTTCTCCTCCGAGGCGCAGCACGCCGCCGCCCTCCACCACCCGGGGGTGGCCGCGGTCTACGACTTCGGCGAGGCGAGCACGGCGGACGCCAGCGACGGCACCCCGCGTCCCTACCTCGTCATGGAGCTCGTCGACGGCCAGCCGCTGTCGGCCCTGATCACGCCGGGCCGCCCGATGGACCCCGACGCGACCCGCGACCTGATGGCCCAGGCCGCCGACGCGATCGGCGCCGCCCACGCGGCCGGCATCGTCCACCGCGACGTCAAGCCGGCCAACCTGCTCGTGACGCCGGACCGCAGGATCAAGATCACCGACTTCGGGATCGCACGCGCCACCGAGGGCATGGCCCTCACCCAGACCGGCCAGGTCATGGGCACACCGCAGTACCTCTCCCCCGAGCAGGCGCAGGGCGGCACCGCCACCCCCGCCTCCGACGTCTACTCCCTCGGCGTGGTGGCCTTCGAGTGCCTCACCTCGCAGCGGCCGTTCGTGGGCGAGACCCCGGTCGCGACGGCGCTGGCCCACCTGCGCGAGCCGGTGCCCGAGCTGCCGGGAGACGTCCCCACCGACCTGGCCCGCGTCGTACGACGGGCGATGGCCAAGGACCCGGCCGACCGCTTCCCCGACGCCGCCGCCTTCGCCGCCGCGCTGCGCGACCCCGCCACCGTGGCGCTCGCCCCCGCGGTCGCCGCCGGCGCGACCGCCCCGGCGACCCAGGTCCTGGGCAGCGTCGCGCCCGTCCCGCCCCCCGGCACGGACGACGACGAGGGGCGGCGCGGGCTCCCCTGGCTCTGGATCCTGCTCGCACTCGCCGTGCTCGCCGCGATCGTCGTCCTGTGGCTCGTCGCGGACGGCGACGAGGAGCCCACCTCGCAGCCGCAGGACCGCTCGCCCCGCAGCGCGGCCACGACGCAGGACTCACCGACGCAGGAGTCGCCGACGCAGTCCCCCGAGACCCAGGAGACGACCCCCACGGAGGAGCCGAGCGAGACCGCCACGGAGTCGGCGCAGCCGGAGACCTTCGACATCGACGAGAGCGCCTACGTCGGTCGCGAC
This genomic interval from Nocardioides euryhalodurans contains the following:
- a CDS encoding PGPGW domain-containing protein, with amino-acid sequence MTVPRHASLVASLRAHLETLGEWARRGPVRALVTKLVLSVAGVGVFVVGIAMLVLPGPGLVVMAAGLGLLAAEWEWARRVVRTVSDGVRRARQALLPEGSSPRRKAAAGVLAGAFLVGGFLATTATTALLGAQTIL
- a CDS encoding aromatic ring-opening dioxygenase LigA; this translates as MAKASRTPRLVGSIVAVFGIILVVAGGVTWFVVTDQLAAENITVSDDADFLAGDEVDGPFSAYAQAQVINTHALEATGGKTYAELEQDDPTRETAMQASFLRASLFTSVVAYGVALMAIGMGAVFFLIGLALRTPVAAAPSTGAERR
- a CDS encoding ABC transporter ATP-binding protein; the encoded protein is MSTAIAVSGLVKDFGSGTRALDHLDLQLETGEVHGFLGPNGAGKTTTIRVLLGLLRADDGHVVLLGGDPWRDAVALHRRLAYVPGEVNLWPNLTGGEVIDLLGDLRGGLDAFRRDELLERFQLEPTKKIRAYSKGNRQKVALVAAFSSDVELYLLDEPTSGLDPLMEAVFQEVVQELRAAGRTILLSSHILSEVEALCDRVTIIRAGRAAETGTFDQLRHLTRTSVVVETAKPLEPVTRWAGVHDARVQDGRAEFSVEPGELNHVLEHLVELEVRSLVTSPPTLEELFLRHYDACEPGRGAGSPPEVVRAR
- a CDS encoding ABC transporter permease; amino-acid sequence: MSGYAGTLRLFRLALRRDRITLPAWILGMAAFLAATTAMFEDSYTQHPELLVPDTQVVVENPGMRVLGLVTGPTVGGYTLHRDALTLAVLAALMSVFAVVRHTRQAEELGRAETLGAGVVGRYAPLGAAVCVALAANVVLAGALGLGMIVAGQPATGSMAAGASIALVGVAFTGVAGVTSQLASTTRGATGLAGAVLGISFLLAALGNMLGTVDSAALRVTSAWPAWLSPIGWGQQMRPFADNQWWPAGLALVTVGVSCWAAVVLVGRRDVGRGIWPERRGPARARPSLLTPAGLVWRLQRAALLGWAVGLVGFGLVFGALSEQIGGLEGAATEWYATFGGEADLLGAYWASMMQLAGMAVAVYVVTLLLRLHHDEAQGTLEPVLGTAVSRIRWLAAYAVNAVVGATLLILLFAVAMAIVGGLVLGDSASLLGELVGAALVQLPAVGALGAAALALVMLVPRWSVGLSWTLVVSAVLVGPMFGPSLGLPTWLLDLSPFTHVPNAPAASISPQPVLGLLTACALLAGAAAMAMQRRNLALPA
- a CDS encoding FhaA domain-containing protein, translating into MGGLQNFERKLEQVISGAFAKAFRSAVQPVEIAAALQRECDNNAQILSRDRRMVPNDFHVELSHTDLDRLAPYDNAMAQDFKEQLEDHAEQQGYKFPGPVRIEFEAAEDLTTGRFRIRSQAQAGVRSNSTHTQVRRARALLDVNGTQHPLHPPATVVGRGTEADVRINDPGVSRRHVEFMLVGGESDLQVRVRDLGSTNGMLVDGHRVTSTSLRDGAEVKIGNTTLTVRIVSEDADV
- a CDS encoding FHA domain-containing protein FhaB/FipA → MSELTLFLIRLAYLAILWIFVLSAISVIRSDMFGARVPEGARGSEGGGRRTKKPKPAKAPAKRRGSPTHVLVVEGGNAGERAELDQAPILIGRGTDAAIRLDDDYVSTRHARIASSGDQWFVEDLGSTNGTYVGTARITQPTTLTLGTQVRIGKTILELRK
- a CDS encoding PP2C family protein-serine/threonine phosphatase; translated protein: MRLDYAAISDVGRVRKDNQDSGYAGPHLLAVCDGVGGAARGDIASSTAIGQLRRLDDESPEDLLGQVAGALHRAHDRIGELVDEDPGLTGTSTTATVALFDGTTLGMGHVGDSRAYLLRGGTLQQLTKDHTFVQTLIDDGQITEEESRVHPHRNLILKAIDGIHDLEPDLFQVELEAGDRLLLCSDGACGVLDAGRLTDILRTGNADYAAVELVRASLEAGSSDNVTCLVADVIDDQAEGDTEPMLVGAAAELPRRGRAMAGMGSLFRGHRAGDTGELEPVPGSDAPGDAPFGIPSDPVDPEEARYAPRPPRRFAWLRRLLVLAVLVGLLWVAAAGVWSWTQRQYYVGEYDGVVTIYRGVNADLPGVDMSRPYETSDIRLDDLSEYDQGQVREGIGFGDLAAARRTVDNLSAEQVTDEATTAPRTRDRQGS
- a CDS encoding FtsW/RodA/SpoVE family cell cycle protein, which encodes MTQTGSIMGFVHRRRRGAELFLLVLALAVGIGAYAAVGLGVEGTVPAGIIGYGSWLAGLVIVAHVVVRFTAPYADPVLLPAVAALNGLGLAVIYRLDLVRDATFSSQQLTWMTLGVVLFVVTLIVVRDHRVLQRFTYTLGLAAILLLLLPLVPGLGATINGARIWIRLAGFSFQPGEVAKVLLVIAFAGYLVLHRDALALAGRRVLFVDLPRGRDLGPILAMWLVSLGILVFQRDLGSSLLFFGLFLVMLYVATERPGWLVVGGTMFFGGAFIAYQLFGHVRDRVDIWLNPFAHYGEGTDDRAFQPVEAMFGLAWGGLLGRGFGNGSPDRVPYAESDFIVASIGEELGLTGVIAVVLVYGLLVERALRAALVCRDGFGKLMAVGLAGVLALQVFVVIGGVTRLIPLTGLTTPFLSYGGSSLIANWVIVALLLRISDQARRPVPTLSGEDDSDSESTQVVKAVPR
- a CDS encoding peptidoglycan D,D-transpeptidase FtsI family protein — its product is MNKPIRTIAIFCLLLFLGLMLNATYLQYYRAGDLNEDPRNRRVLAEAFSSERGAILVGRTPVAESVPSDDQYDFQRKYPQPFKYAHLTGWFSYFSQTQLELTQNSVLSGDDSRLFVTRLVDLFSNSSAKGGSVQLTIDPAAQSAAYDGLRALGEGVEGSVVAIEPSSGRILAMVSLPTYDPNELASHDFGAVAERAEQLEARDDEPLLNRAIQTRLPPGSTYKIVTAAAAIESGNYDASSQVPGGATYQLPETSGESGLIDNEGRDCGSTRIPFTQAMGNSCNTTFARLAIEVGADAMLEQAEKFGFNSDYLEDLPNQAESNFPVDMNPPETGQSGIGQFEVAATPLQMAMVSAGIANGGTVMKPYMVEAVLTPELDVLPRTEPEELSEAVSAQTASDLTELMTYTVSSGTASPAAIPNVEVAGKTGTAQSGQDDVPPYAWFTSFAPADDPDVAVAVMIQSAPGTERGEIAGGALGGPIAKAVMEAVIDR